A window of Hyperolius riggenbachi isolate aHypRig1 chromosome 1, aHypRig1.pri, whole genome shotgun sequence contains these coding sequences:
- the TMEM128 gene encoding transmembrane protein 128 isoform X2: MASLLDDRDLQGIRNRFHQEAETFLREAGGTGADTDEDKKKEEKPLPRVNIHSVFWILTSVGVTYYVDFLQALQGNLQEGCLWLLVGSLSLVVSMTVALYCIAYLEWYCGVCDYDAKYPGLVPVAIVTFLVAAVCFNVSLWPVWSFFTPVILFIQFMGFVMLVSLLG; encoded by the exons ATGGCGTCCTTGTTGGATGACAGGGATCTGCAGGGCATCCGGAATCGGTTTCACCAGGAAGCCGAGACCTTCCTGCGGGAGGCTGGGGGGACGGGAGCCG ACACTGATGAGGATAAAAAGAAAGAAGAGAAGCCCCTCCCCAGAGTCAACATCCATTCAGTCTTCTGGATACTGACATCAGTTGGTGTTACATACTATGTGGACTTCCTCCAGGCCTTGCAAGGAAATCTACAGGAAGGATG TTTATGGCTTCTTGTTGGCTCCTTGTCTCTGGTTGTCAGCATGACGGTTGCTCTGTACTGCATCGCTTACTTGGAATGGTACTGTGGGGTCTGTGATTATGATGCAAAGTATCCAGGACTTGTTCCAGTCGCAATTGTGACTTTCCTAGTGGCAGCAGTCTG CTTCAATGTGTCCTTGTGGCCAGTGTGGTCATTCTTCACTCCAGTAATACTGTTTATACAGTTTATGGGCTTTGTAATGTTGGTCTCTCTGTTGGGATGA
- the TMEM128 gene encoding transmembrane protein 128 isoform X1 has translation MASLLDDRDLQGIRNRFHQEAETFLREAGGTGAGVYYSLPVWQTEAARAGLRFTKTDTDEDKKKEEKPLPRVNIHSVFWILTSVGVTYYVDFLQALQGNLQEGCLWLLVGSLSLVVSMTVALYCIAYLEWYCGVCDYDAKYPGLVPVAIVTFLVAAVCFNVSLWPVWSFFTPVILFIQFMGFVMLVSLLG, from the exons ATGGCGTCCTTGTTGGATGACAGGGATCTGCAGGGCATCCGGAATCGGTTTCACCAGGAAGCCGAGACCTTCCTGCGGGAGGCTGGGGGGACGGGAGCCGGTGTGTATTACTCCCTTCCTGTATGGCAGACAGAGGCTGCACGCGCTGGACTGAGATTTACCAAGACAG ACACTGATGAGGATAAAAAGAAAGAAGAGAAGCCCCTCCCCAGAGTCAACATCCATTCAGTCTTCTGGATACTGACATCAGTTGGTGTTACATACTATGTGGACTTCCTCCAGGCCTTGCAAGGAAATCTACAGGAAGGATG TTTATGGCTTCTTGTTGGCTCCTTGTCTCTGGTTGTCAGCATGACGGTTGCTCTGTACTGCATCGCTTACTTGGAATGGTACTGTGGGGTCTGTGATTATGATGCAAAGTATCCAGGACTTGTTCCAGTCGCAATTGTGACTTTCCTAGTGGCAGCAGTCTG CTTCAATGTGTCCTTGTGGCCAGTGTGGTCATTCTTCACTCCAGTAATACTGTTTATACAGTTTATGGGCTTTGTAATGTTGGTCTCTCTGTTGGGATGA